Part of the Aquarana catesbeiana isolate 2022-GZ linkage group LG06, ASM4218655v1, whole genome shotgun sequence genome is shown below.
CTAGGGCAGGTTGGGTAATATGCGGccggttgggtggtatagggcaggttggggtggtatagggcaggctgcgGTGGTATAAGAcagtttggggaggtatagggcaggttggggtgatatagggcaggttggggtgatatagggcaggttggggaggtatagggcaggctgtagtGGTATAAGACAGTTtgaggaggtatagggcaggttggggtgatatagggcaggttgggtaatATGCGGccggttgggtggtatagggcaggttggggtggtatagggcaggttggggtggtatagggcaggctgtagtGGTATAAGACAGTTtgaggaggtatagggcaggttggggtgatatagggcaggttggggaggtatagggcaggttggggaggtgaAGGAGATATTAAAGATCCCCGAGGGTTAGCTTCACTgactggggagtgttataggcagcctccctcGCACGGCTACATGTCCCGCTCCCATCGCTcagctgcagctctgcaagtgcatacaatatagtgcactggctgactgttgactgactcactacctcttctgaaagtctgttccaagtCTTTAAGATTAGTGTAGAACTTTCTTTCATCTGGTTTGAggccatgtccccgtgttcttaaacttggcttcatattgaaaatccggcccccctgaaccttattcacccccttttatAAGTTTAAAGGCTGTcatatccatcctttcccttctttcttccagactgtaagttcctgaagtctctcctgatatgtttcatcccttagacctttcaccattttgttgtccatctctggattcATTCTAGGGCAGGTTGGGTAATATGCGGccggttgggtggtatagggcaggttggggtggtatagggcaggctgcagTGGTATAAGACAGTTtgaggaggtatagggcaggttggggtgatatagggcaggttggggaggtgaAGGAGATATTAAAGATCCCCGAGGGTTAGCTTCACTAactggggagtgttataggcagcctccctcGCACGGCTACATTTCCCGCTCCAATCgctccgctgcagctctgcaagtgcatacaatatagtgcactgtgtagcagcggccccggtgtcacctttctggcaggtgtcacccagtgcgggccgcaccccaccttgcccccccatagcgatgccactgctcCCATTATCACTAGACACGAGCCGGGGAATTCCGAATACAACCAATTCACCCGCAGGAATCTATATAAAGATGGAAATTATTTtgttacaaatctcatatataacacatttgtgttttgatgccttctgtcacattctccataacataaaataaattaaaaatggtgcCGGGATGGTGGGAAGTTGGGAACCCTTTATAATGGGGACAGCAAGTGTGTAAAATCGGGAGATACAAGACCCTGTCAGGGCAATTAATTCACCAGCATTAGACAAATACTGAAATGTCACTTTTGGGTGGATTGACCCTTTAAGAACTAGACTATACagttgatatatacatttttcagactATTTTACTAGTTCTAATCTTGATACCCATGTGGACAATTACAACACTGATGCCAAATTTcagtaaaacaaaaattcaaatttatttcaaTTGACTATAATCAGACAAGATACAAAATGATTGTCATATatacatgtgatccaattccaatgCCTTTGGACTGTATGTCATATTTGGTGCCACCTCCGCTGGGCCACATGCCGAGTTGAgtgccaaccagtgttaattttggcagcaaatgtcAGTTTAGTTTTAATctttgtcttttgactaaaatgccatttcagttttagtcgtattttagccatctgaattgttttagtcaactaaaatagtgttattttagtcgactaaattaccaCTGGTGCCAGTGTCATCAGGTAAGCATTCAAGTGCAGCTAGTCCTTGGGACAAAAGTGAATGGCCCAAAACCAGCCTTGTCTCAGCATCTGGCCAATCAGTAACCGTTGGGTCCGTACCCTTGGTACACCCCGACCTGGGATATATGTTGCCCATATGCGCCACCCTGAGATAAATGTTGCCCATATGCGCCACCCTGAgttaaatgctgcccgtaagcaccaccctgagataaatgctgcccgtaagcaccaccctgagataaatgctgcccgtaagcaccaccaCCCTGAGATAattgctgcccgtaagcaccaccctgagataaatgctgcccgtaagcatcaccttgagataaatgctgcccgtaagcaccaccctgagataaatgctgcccgtaagcaccaccttGAGATAATTGCTGCCCATACATGTTTTGAGGTGACATGTAGCTCCCGTGTGGGGGATATATGGGGACGTCAAAGATTCTTGTATTGGGAGGGAAATCTGACAGGGAATTCCTGGCCTCAGAGGGTCTAGGCTGGGTGGACATTTGAAGTCTCACATTGGGAGGGTAGATATCCCTCCGCTCCACACAGGTGGAGCCTGAGTAAGGGGAAGGCATGTAATTACACAGAGATAGTGAGAAGTTGGGGTAAAGCAGCAGAGGGTGTATGCTGGGAGGGGCCACCACATTTGTGTATGATGTTGGAAGGTTCCATAAGATCTCTGGGAAAGTTGAGGCGGGATGGACACTAGGGGGCTGGGTTGGTACTGGGGACTGAGCCTCTGCTTCTGCTCTGGCCGCAGTATTTTCTATTGGAGGATGATGGTTATGAAAAGTGGAAGGTCTGTAGGGCCGTCCATGCAGGATATAAGGAGCCAGGTCATGAGGGTAGGCTTGCTGGCGGGTGACCGATGTGTTCTGCAGCTTCATGGCTTCGGCGGGAATCTGGCTCACATTCACCGTCCAGTAGTTGCCTTTAGCCTTCGGCTTCAGTGGATCTTTCAGGATCTGCAAAAGAGGGAGAAGACATTAGAGGCGTAAGCCAGCACAGCAGATTCACACAAATCTATTACAGGTCAGGGTAACAAAACCCTGTGACCTATTTATAATGATCAGAAAAGTCATTTCTCAGAATCTGCacctatttttgaaaatgttttttttttttcttggctgcaGTATGTAGAGAGCCTTAAGAGCCCATCACTGCCATCACATCTTAGGAGCAACAAGTCCTTACCTTTCGGAAGCAATCCTTGGAGGAGAGGTTATGTCGAATTGAGTCCTTCCAGCCCTGATAATCCCCCTTGAAGAAAGGGAAGAGGATGCTGATCTCATGGAGGAtctgccaataaaaaaaaagtttagttgtaAGTGAATGAACATGACCGTAAACCAAGATACATAATACCTCTTACATTATATAAGTATAAccaggagacctgtactgagatACTTAGGAGGACATCACTGTAGACCTCCTGTCCATTTGCGGTATAAGGCTTCCTAAATTAAGCATGTAGAAAGTGATGTTAGGGTATAGACAGAACACTTTGTGCATGCTTGTATTGAATTGGGGAGGCAGCTAGCACTTTCTGAAGTCTAGTGTTGGGAGCCAAATGTATGTATCTATGGGAGAAAGGGACATCAATGTCCTGGGGGGCATTTTAGGGTTACCATTGAGATCCCAGCACAAAACTTGGAAGGCAAAGATgacctgaaggcaaaacttttttttggacattgtggatggagtggagattttttaattttttattttttgtgtccccattgaggaaatttctcttttccctttccttcaagTAAGATGAAACCTCCCCGAAGGGAGGCAAATCCCAAGTTAGACATTTGCCACAGGAACAATTGTCTTCATTGGAAGGCTTCCCCTGTTTTGTTGACAGCCCAATATTTTGGCTTTTCCAATAACTTTCATAATTTGGGGAGGTCTCAGAGTaaatctccccagctgggacacagacagcaataaagactaaaataaaatgcaaaagcaCCCCTCTCTATAAAATCATTTACTATTACAAAACACGGGTTAAGCCCAATAAGAGCAATAATAATGAAGGCCTTAGCTGCACTGTCCTTACATATATTATTCACATATGTTCAATTTATTATATCAATTGTATCAACTGTATTCTCAAAACACaatatgaaaaaagcaaaaaaaaaaaaaaggaagaaaaaaataaagtagaaatattaaaaaaacacaaatttgaaaaaaaaagcacacacaaatgaaattacatgaacaaaaaatacaaacaatacaaatttaaaatttaaatttattacAATCCTATGTTTTTTTCTGAATGTTTATgtgattctattatttttttctttatattttctttccGTATTTTGGAAAAAAGTTGGTATAATTGAACAGCTGTAAATGATATACGTAAGGACAGCATAAGGCTTATTGctccataaaaaaacaacaaaaatcggtcccacttcatcaaaaaaaaaaaaagtttgggctttagatcattttttatttatatataaaatttgaggaggaaaataaaacaatttttttttctgtaattcagCCTGTAGTCATAAGAGTTTTATATGCTGCAAATATAACAGGCAGCCAGGGGcctacattaaaaataaaaagataactaaaaaaataaaacattgacaaTTCACCCAACTTCTTGAACTTCTATTTTTGATAAACATTGGTATAATTTTTTCAGCCTTCATAGGCCTAACAGAAACGAATAATTTTGCGATGAAAATAAAGAATATCCCTCTGACAAATCCTTTATCTGAGCTAGtctcagtgtcaccccctccctcAGCCCTTAGCTGCCCTAAAGCCCCAAGAAGCCCCATAATGGAAGGTTGGTTACCTGGGACAATTTCAGCATCCTCTTGGGGGAAGTCTGGATGACCAGGGCGATCATGGCCAAGTAGGAGAAGGGTGGTTTGGCGTAGCGTTGATAATTCTTCTTCTTGCTCTTtctgctcttcttgctgagctcgTCAGTGGTGTCGGGCTTTTTGGGGCCTCCGTTGGCCTCCCCAGGACAGCTCTCTACGTTGGCCAGGATCCTGTCTATGCTGTGTGGCTCAGGGACTTGCTTGTAGAGGGGGTCCCAGGAATATTGTGGGCAATCCATGGCTTGTCAGGCGTGTTGTGAGTATGGGGGCAGCCAGGTATACATAGTGCTGGGATCCCCACCCTGGGCTTTATAATGTAAATGCACCTGTAACCATAAGAGGCGACACCTCCCTTACTGCAGAGGGCCCCTCACCATCCATTCAATTAAGTTTCTAGGAAGTTTCCGGGCTGagatgttgggggggggcattgttaTGTATATGTTGTGTTGACTATAAACTGATGGAGCATATATCATATGCTTATGGGGTGAATATTACATTCATATACTAAGATTATCTCTtgtatacacagttttttttttttttacctatggatatagatttatttttatatatttttatgtcacatgtataatttagattttttgtactaattcaaaaatatatttattttatcttttaattttccTACATTTTGCATAAAATTTTAGACACGTTTACCAATCTCAGAATGGCTTTTGTTAGGGTACATCGGGCATCAATAGCTTAATACTGCTTTTTATCCATCAGAACCACTCAAAGTGTCCAAACTTGAATTTGATGGttttattattctaaatattcttacGACTTACTTTTGgctgtcaaaatagttttattttatgtctgattttttttttaataactttatccAGTTAACATTTACGAGTACATTGAATTTTagaagttatttttatttattacacagAAAGATGTATTTGCTGAGGGATCTTATCTAAGGAGCACATACTGTGTTAAAttactactgattttttttttagcttaaatttacatttttttttctgtttgtttatttcttAATTGAAATCAGCGTTTTAAATTTGCTGCACGTTGGTGTCCCTGTTATTCCagatggttttcagcattttttccttaaagcggtagtaaacccgctgaattttttttttctttccctacacctgtaagggtaaaggcataatgagctagtatgcaccacatactagctcattatgagatacttaccttagaacgaggcgccggcatctcacccggt
Proteins encoded:
- the LOC141148082 gene encoding forkhead activin signal transducer 3-like, with the translated sequence MDCPQYSWDPLYKQVPEPHSIDRILANVESCPGEANGGPKKPDTTDELSKKSRKSKKKNYQRYAKPPFSYLAMIALVIQTSPKRMLKLSQILHEISILFPFFKGDYQGWKDSIRHNLSSKDCFRKILKDPLKPKAKGNYWTVNVSQIPAEAMKLQNTSVTRQQAYPHDLAPYILHGRPYRPSTFHNHHPPIENTAARAEAEAQSPVPTQPPSVHPASTFPEILWNLPTSYTNVVAPPSIHPLLLYPNFSLSLCNYMPSPYSGSTCVERRDIYPPNVRLQMSTQPRPSEARNSLSDFPPNTRIFDVPIYPPHGSYMSPQNMYGQQLSQGGAYGQHLSQGGAYGQHLSQDSCG